From uncultured Pseudodesulfovibrio sp.:
GGCTATGCCTTCTTCGGCACTCTGGTCATTTCGACGACAGCCCTCATGAAACGAGCAGCATTTGCGATTCCCAAAGATGAGCTCCCGAGATTCTACGGTTTCTCGGCAGCGTTAATTTCCATAATGATGTACGCCATGCTGCAATCCGTCTTTCGACATTTCGGTTTCAATGTACTCGCCGCCGTCCTGCTCGCCTCAATAGCGCAAATGTACACTACGACTTTCCACAGCCTCACAAAGGATTCATCATGTGCGGAATAGCCGGTATTCTCCGCTTTGCCGGAAACAATGACGACATGCAACTGATACGGGCGATGACTAATGTCATCAGCCATCGCGGTCCCGATGATCACGGCTTCCTGACCGCGACGCCGAAAGAAACAGCAATACCCGATGGCAAATGGGCTCAAGCCAAATCTCCGCTTCCCGTCCACTTCGGCCACCGCAGACTGTCCATTCTCGATCTCTCCGCTGCCGGACGTCAGCCAATGGCATCGGCTGACGGCACTGTCTGGATCACCTATAACGGCGAAGCCTACAATTATCTCGAACTCAGGCAGGAACTGAAGGAACTGGGACACGCCTTCCGCACAGGGACCGACACCGAAGTGCTGCTTGCGGCCTATCAGGAGTGGGGAACCGAGTTCATAAACCGCGTCAACGGAATGTTCGCGTTCGCCCTTCTGGATCTCCGAAAAAAACGCTTTTTCATGTTCAGGGACCGCTTCGGCATCAAGCCACTGTTCTACCACCAGAACGGTTCACGACTTCTGTTCGGTTCGGAAATCAAGTGCCTCCTTGAAAGTCCGGACGTGACGCGAACCGTGAATCGGCAGGCAGTTCGGTCATACCTGTGCAGCCAGATACTGGACCACGGTCCAGAAACCTTTTTTGAAGGCATCAGAAGCCTGTCTCCCGGTCACTACATTTCCTGCGACCTGTCCGGCGGGCAGCCCAAGGTCCATCGCTATTATAACGTACTCGAACGGGCTGCGGCACTGCCACCCATAAGCTCCCCCATCGAAACGTTCCGCGAAACATTCGAACGTTCCGTTAGTTACCGACTGCGTAGCGACGTCAGGGTCGGGGCATGCCTGTCGGGCGGCTTGGATTCATCATCCATCGTCTGCACCATGGACAAACTCCTCAAGGAGGGCGTGTCCGAAAGCGCATCTATCGGAAAATCCCTTGTGACCTTCACTTCCTGCCATGATGACCCAAAATTCGATGAAAGAGAATTCGTCAAAGCCGTCACAGATGAAACCGGTGCTAACGCAATTCACGTCTTTTCGGCTCCGGATGAACTTGTAGAACACCTTGCAGCCCTAGTTTGGCATCAAGACGAGCCGTTCAGCTCCCCGGCCATTTACGCGCAATACTGCCTCATGGAAGCGGCACAGCGAGAAAACGTCGTGGTCCTGCTCGATGGACAAGGGGGCGACGAACTTCTGTGCGGCTATCGCAAATTCTTCTTTTTCTATTTGAAACAGTTGTTACGACAGAAAAAGCCTCTGGTGTGCGCCAAGGAGCTGCTTGGTGCCCTCTTGCACGGAGACGAGGATCTGTTCGACATGCGAGCGGCCAAAAGGTATATGCCGGGCAAGCTGGCCAACTGCAATCCCATGAATTCCATACTAACAAACCGCTTCCTTTCGGAAAGCAGTACCCCTCCAATAGGAAGGGGATCCGGTTTGGTGGAGCGGCAGGTCGCCGACATAGAACATTTCAGCATCCCGCCCCTGCTTCGCTACGAAGACAGAAATTCCATGGCGTTTGGCATCGAAACACGACTTCCGTTCCTCGATTATAACGTTACGGAACTGTCCCTCGCCCTACCCGTGGAAACGAAAATAAAAAAAGGAATCGCAAAACACATTCTACGAGACGCCATGCGAGGCACGGTTCCCGATACTGTTCTGGACAGAAGAAGCAAAATGGGTTTCGAGATGCCCG
This genomic window contains:
- the asnB gene encoding asparagine synthase (glutamine-hydrolyzing), with translation MCGIAGILRFAGNNDDMQLIRAMTNVISHRGPDDHGFLTATPKETAIPDGKWAQAKSPLPVHFGHRRLSILDLSAAGRQPMASADGTVWITYNGEAYNYLELRQELKELGHAFRTGTDTEVLLAAYQEWGTEFINRVNGMFAFALLDLRKKRFFMFRDRFGIKPLFYHQNGSRLLFGSEIKCLLESPDVTRTVNRQAVRSYLCSQILDHGPETFFEGIRSLSPGHYISCDLSGGQPKVHRYYNVLERAAALPPISSPIETFRETFERSVSYRLRSDVRVGACLSGGLDSSSIVCTMDKLLKEGVSESASIGKSLVTFTSCHDDPKFDEREFVKAVTDETGANAIHVFSAPDELVEHLAALVWHQDEPFSSPAIYAQYCLMEAAQRENVVVLLDGQGGDELLCGYRKFFFFYLKQLLRQKKPLVCAKELLGALLHGDEDLFDMRAAKRYMPGKLANCNPMNSILTNRFLSESSTPPIGRGSGLVERQVADIEHFSIPPLLRYEDRNSMAFGIETRLPFLDYNVTELSLALPVETKIKKGIAKHILRDAMRGTVPDTVLDRRSKMGFEMPEDAWLRGPLAPLVEHSLTKRHSILDGIVDTAQAFNMFRAFRQGQPTPIRSRDFFRLLCLDMWAQIHNLEI